The nucleotide sequence ACCAGCGGTGTTCCCGCTGCCCCGCTCACGGACGAGGAGCTGACCTCACTCGTCGAGGGCCTCGCGGGCCTGCCGTACGGCGGGGAGGCCGTCGACCAGCGGACCCATGCGCTGCAGACGGCGTGGCTGGCGAGGGACGCGGGCGCGGACGACGAGCTGGTGGTGGCCGCGGCGCTGCACGACATCGGCCGGGCCCGGACCGGCCGGGCCCGGCCGGTCCGGGCCGAACACCCGGGGCTGCCGCACGAGGTGGCGGGCGCCGAGTTCGCCCGGCGTCGGGTGAGCGAACGGGCGGCGTGGGTCATCGCCCAGCACGTACCGGCCAAGCGCTATCTGGTGGCGACCGATCCGGCGTACCACGCCCTGCTCAGCCCGGCGTCGATCGCCTCTCTGAAGGTCCAGGGCGGCCCGATGGACGAGCGCGAGGCGGCGGAGTTCGCGGCGCATCCGCTGTCCGCGGACGCGGTCGCGCAACGCCGCAGGGACGACGCGGCAAAGGATCCGGACGGCCCGCGGCTCACGATGCCGGACCTCCTGGCGGCCCACGCCCGCTGCGTCGCGGTGCGGCGGACCTGACGTCGGTGGCGCCCCGGGGGCAGGCCGCTCGGCCTGCCCCCGGGGCGTTGTGCGCTTGGTCGACGAAGCGATGAGCGTCTGCTCTCGCGGCCTAGCTTCCCGACGTCGCCGAGAGGGCACGCAGGTCGTCGAAGGCTCGGGAGAGATGCGCGTCCAGGCTCTGTGAGGGGTCGTCGATCCAGGCCCCGGCCGCTTGGTGAAAGGCGGCCCAGCCGGTCTGAGCGGCCAGACCGGCCAGCCGGTCGGCGACACCGCGCTGCCGCAGCGCCTCCGCTACGGCTTCGGTGAGCGACGCGGCCTTGGCCAACTCGCGTTCGCGGAGCGCTGGTGTTTTGGCGATGACTTCCAGCCGCGGTTCGGAGAACGGGCGGTTCTCCTCCAGGATCCGTCCGGCTTCCCGGAAGGCGCGGAGCAGTATCTCGAGGGGCCGCAGACCATCGGGCGCTTCGGTCACCGATCGCATCAGCTCCGCGCGCAGGTCGGCTTCGCCGTGGAAGAGCACCTCGCGCTTGTCCGGGAAGTGCCGGAAGAACGTGCGCTCGTTGACGCCGGCCCGGGCCGCGATCTCAGCCGTGGTGGTCTGGTCGAACCCCCGTTCCCGGTACAGCTCCAGCGCCGCCTGCTGAAGACGGCGGCGCGCTTCCAGTCCGCTCCGTGGCACGCCCCCAGCCTATCGCGTTATGTCAGTGACCGACACCACATTGCGCCAGTGACTGGCACTACGCGTAGAGTCAGCGACTGGCGCTAAGTAGTGCCAGTCACTGACGTTACCTGGGAGAGCGTTTCATGCATGTCTTCGTTACCGGCGGTTCCGGCCTGACCGGCCCCGCCATCGTCGCCGAGCTCGTCGCGGCCGGCCACACCGTCACCGGTCTGGCGCGCTCGGATGCCGCCGCCGCCCGGCTGGAGTCGCTGGGCGCCACACCGCACCCCGGCTCCCTGGACGACCTCGGCAGCCTGCGGAGCGGCGCCGAAGCCGCCGACGGCGTCCTGCACATGGCCTTCGGCGGCGACTTCGCCGACCCCGACGACATGATGCGGCGCGACCGGACCGCGATCGAGACGCTCGGCCGAGCCCTGGAAGACTCGGGCAAGCCGTTCGTCAGCACCTCCGGCACGCTGGTCATGCCCCTCGGCCGGGAGACCACCGAGAAGGACGAGCCCGACCCGGCCGGGATCGCCGGATTCCGGATCCCGGGCGAGCGAGCGTGCCTGGGCTTCGCCGCCCGGGGAGTACGCACGAGCGTGGTCCGGCTCGCTCCCACCGTCCACGGCCCCGGGGACTACGGCTTCATCGGCATGCTCGTCGCCACCGCGCGAAAGACGGGCAGGTCGGCCTACGTCGGCGACGGCGGCAATCGGTGGCCCGCGGTGCATCGGCTCGACGCGGCGAGCCTGTTCCGCCTGGCATTGGAGAAGGCTCCCGCGGGCAGCGTGCTGCACGGGGTGGCCGAAAGCGGCGTCACCTTCAAGAGCATCGCGGAGACGATCGCCCGAGCCCTGAATCTGCCCGTGGTCTCGCTGACCCCGGACGAGGCTGCCGGGCACTTCGTAAGCCCGTTCATGGCCACCGTCTACGGCATCGACGCGCCCGTCTCCAGCTCTCACACCCAGGAGCTGCTCGGCTGGTCGCCCACCCACCCGACACTGCTCGACGACCTGGAGCACGGCGATTACTTCGCCACGCCGGCCTCCTGACCACCTCGCACCGGGGCGGACAAGACGTCAGCGGAACCAGACCAATACGGGGACGCGGATCTCGCGGAGTTCGGGGAGTACGACGTACTCGAAAACGATCGGCTCCCCGCCGATCTGCAGGCTGTACCGGGCGCCGAGGTCGTCCATCGGGTCGCCCGGCGGCCGCCGGCCGCGGTCGATCGCGCCACCGACCTCGAGGGCCAACGCGCCGAGGAAGTTCACCACCTTCTTGGAAAGGTCCGGTGGCATGTCGAGCAGCGTCTGCGCGGGGATCTCCTCGGTCCACACCGCCCAGCCGCGGCGCGGCTGGGCGGTCATCGACTGATTCCCTCGAGCTGGTCGGCGAGGGCCTCCACGGAGACCAGGCGGGTGCCGGCGGCGGCGTTGGAACGGCTCTCCGCCGCGCCGGGGGCGCTGTCGAGCATGGCCGCCTTCCACCACTTGCGCATGATGCCGGGGACGGTCTCCTCTTCAGCGGCCAGGACCTCGGCGTAGAAGTGGGCCCGGTTCGCTCCGGTCAGCGCATCGCCGATGCCGTTGATCGTGTTCGGGATCGCCGGGATCCTGCGGTCAGTGGGGTGTTCGGGCTGTGCGCTCATCTCCGAGTTCCCTTCCCCGCATCGGGTGTGACGTTCTGCGGCCCCAGTCGAGACGCCTTCGCTCGGGCTCGGGTCATTCTCTCGCAGGACGTGCGCCCCATGGGGCGCAGTGGGAGATCAGGGTAGTCGG is from Streptomyces hygroscopicus and encodes:
- a CDS encoding metal-dependent phosphohydrolase, with protein sequence MTSGVPAAPLTDEELTSLVEGLAGLPYGGEAVDQRTHALQTAWLARDAGADDELVVAAALHDIGRARTGRARPVRAEHPGLPHEVAGAEFARRRVSERAAWVIAQHVPAKRYLVATDPAYHALLSPASIASLKVQGGPMDEREAAEFAAHPLSADAVAQRRRDDAAKDPDGPRLTMPDLLAAHARCVAVRRT
- a CDS encoding TetR family transcriptional regulator gives rise to the protein MPRSGLEARRRLQQAALELYRERGFDQTTTAEIAARAGVNERTFFRHFPDKREVLFHGEADLRAELMRSVTEAPDGLRPLEILLRAFREAGRILEENRPFSEPRLEVIAKTPALRERELAKAASLTEAVAEALRQRGVADRLAGLAAQTGWAAFHQAAGAWIDDPSQSLDAHLSRAFDDLRALSATSGS
- a CDS encoding 3-beta hydroxysteroid dehydrogenase produces the protein MHVFVTGGSGLTGPAIVAELVAAGHTVTGLARSDAAAARLESLGATPHPGSLDDLGSLRSGAEAADGVLHMAFGGDFADPDDMMRRDRTAIETLGRALEDSGKPFVSTSGTLVMPLGRETTEKDEPDPAGIAGFRIPGERACLGFAARGVRTSVVRLAPTVHGPGDYGFIGMLVATARKTGRSAYVGDGGNRWPAVHRLDAASLFRLALEKAPAGSVLHGVAESGVTFKSIAETIARALNLPVVSLTPDEAAGHFVSPFMATVYGIDAPVSSSHTQELLGWSPTHPTLLDDLEHGDYFATPAS